The following proteins come from a genomic window of Fusobacterium simiae:
- a CDS encoding V-type ATP synthase subunit K, with protein MENILTIFQQYGGVVFGVLGAALAVLLSGIGSARGVGIAGQAAAGLVIDEPEKFGKAMVLQLLPGTQGLYGFVIGLFIMFRLTPEMTIAEGLYLLMAGLPVGFVGLRSALYQGQVAVAGINILAKNEPHQTKGIILAVMVETYAILAFAMSFLLLNQVKF; from the coding sequence ATGGAAAATATATTGACAATATTTCAACAATATGGTGGAGTAGTATTTGGTGTTTTAGGAGCAGCTCTTGCAGTTTTGTTATCTGGTATTGGTTCAGCGAGAGGGGTTGGAATTGCAGGACAAGCAGCAGCTGGTTTAGTTATTGATGAACCAGAAAAATTTGGTAAAGCTATGGTACTTCAACTTTTACCAGGAACACAAGGATTATATGGTTTTGTAATTGGGCTTTTTATTATGTTTAGACTTACACCTGAAATGACAATAGCTGAAGGATTGTATTTATTAATGGCAGGACTTCCAGTTGGTTTTGTTGGATTGAGATCAGCTCTATATCAAGGGCAAGTTGCAGTGGCAGGTATTAACATTTTAGCTAAAAATGAACCTCATCAAACAAAAGGAATAATACTTGCAGTAATGGTTGAAACTTACGCAATACTAGCATTTGCTATGTCTTTCCTATTACTAAATCAAGTAAAATTTTAA
- the pabB gene encoding aminodeoxychorismate synthase component I: protein MQIEVKKLEKYIDIYDIFRILMSQDNFKENKISFLDSSLKNKYGKYSIIGIDPYLELKEKDNQFYINDNLSDKNFEEYLDKFLKENKQDNKYNLPLISGGIAYFSYDYGRKFENIKTRHKKDLDIPEAVIRFYRTYIIEDIEKQEIYISYQDKKDYDSLINILENTEIKEENLIKNNKLANFKSNFEKDEYLKAIKKTIDYIIEGDIYIMNLTQRLMIESKKSPLQVFSYLRKFNPAPFGAYLDFENFEVVSASPERFIKMTDRLIETRPIKGTRKRGATEEEDLALKNELANSEKDKSELLMIVDLERNDLNRICELKSVVVDELFEVETYSTVFHLVSTIKGRLKKEYSFVDLIKATFPGGSITGAPKIRAMEIIDELENSRRDLYTGSIGYISFNGDCDLNIVIRTAIHKDGKYYLGVGGGITCESELDFEYEETLQKAKAILEAIC, encoded by the coding sequence ATGCAAATAGAAGTTAAGAAGCTTGAAAAATATATTGATATTTATGATATTTTTAGGATATTGATGAGTCAAGATAATTTTAAAGAAAATAAGATTTCATTTTTAGACTCTTCATTAAAAAATAAATATGGAAAATATTCAATAATAGGGATAGATCCTTATTTAGAATTAAAAGAAAAAGATAATCAATTCTATATAAATGATAACTTAAGTGATAAAAATTTTGAAGAATATTTAGATAAATTTTTAAAAGAAAACAAACAAGATAATAAATATAATTTACCTTTAATTTCAGGAGGTATAGCATATTTTTCTTATGATTATGGAAGAAAATTTGAAAATATAAAAACAAGACATAAGAAAGATTTAGATATACCAGAAGCAGTTATTAGATTTTATAGAACATATATAATTGAAGACATTGAAAAGCAAGAAATATATATAAGTTATCAAGATAAAAAAGATTATGATAGTTTAATAAATATTTTAGAAAACACAGAAATTAAAGAAGAAAATTTAATAAAAAATAACAAACTTGCAAATTTTAAATCTAATTTTGAAAAAGATGAGTATTTAAAAGCTATCAAAAAGACTATTGACTATATTATTGAAGGCGATATCTACATAATGAATTTAACTCAAAGACTTATGATAGAAAGTAAAAAATCTCCTTTACAAGTATTTTCATATTTAAGAAAATTTAATCCAGCACCTTTTGGAGCATACTTAGATTTTGAAAATTTTGAAGTTGTAAGTGCTTCACCTGAAAGATTTATCAAAATGACAGATAGACTTATAGAAACAAGACCTATAAAAGGAACCAGAAAAAGAGGTGCAACAGAAGAAGAGGACTTAGCTTTAAAAAATGAATTGGCAAACTCTGAAAAAGATAAAAGTGAACTTTTAATGATAGTTGATTTGGAAAGAAATGACTTAAATCGTATTTGTGAATTAAAATCAGTTGTTGTAGATGAACTTTTTGAAGTGGAAACTTATTCTACAGTTTTCCATTTGGTTTCAACAATAAAAGGAAGATTAAAAAAAGAATATAGCTTTGTAGACTTGATAAAAGCTACTTTCCCAGGAGGGTCTATCACAGGAGCACCTAAGATAAGAGCAATGGAAATAATAGATGAATTAGAAAATTCAAGAAGAGATTTATATACAGGTTCAATAGGTTATATTTCATTTAATGGAGATTGTGATTTGAATATTGTCATAAGAACAGCTATTCATAAAGATGGTAAATATTATCTTGGAGTAGGTGGTGGAATTACCTGTGAATCTGAATTAGATTTTGAATATGAGGAAACTTTACAAAAGGCAAAAGCTATTTTGGAGGCTATATGTTAA
- a CDS encoding V-type ATP synthase subunit F, with the protein MYKIAVIGDKDSVLAFKILGVDVFITLDAQETRKTIDRIAKENYGIIFVTEQLAKDIPETIKRYNSEVIPAVILIPSNKGSLNIGLANIDKNVEKAIGSNIL; encoded by the coding sequence ATGTATAAAATAGCTGTAATAGGAGATAAAGATTCTGTCTTAGCTTTTAAGATACTTGGAGTAGATGTCTTCATAACATTGGATGCACAGGAAACAAGAAAGACTATTGATAGAATTGCAAAAGAAAATTATGGGATTATCTTTGTTACAGAGCAACTTGCAAAAGATATTCCAGAAACTATAAAAAGGTATAATAGCGAGGTTATTCCTGCTGTTATACTGATACCAAGTAATAAAGGAAGTTTAAATATTGGCTTGGCAAATATAGATAAGAATGTAGAAAAGGCAATAGGTTCAAATATATTGTAG
- a CDS encoding anthranilate synthase component II, whose product MFLMIDNYDSFVYNLVSYFLEENIDMKIIRNDLVDLQYIEDLLEKGKLEGIIISPGPKSPKDCGLCNEIVKQFHKKVAIFGVCLGHQIIGHVFGAEVKKGKTPVHGKVHKINTSGKNIFKNLPEEFNVTRYHSLIVEKENLLKDFNIEAETDDGVLMALSHKKYPLYSVQFHPEAVLTEYGHEMLRNFLDLAKEWRDRNANRS is encoded by the coding sequence ATGTTTCTTATGATAGATAATTATGACTCATTTGTATATAATCTTGTGAGTTATTTTTTAGAAGAAAATATAGATATGAAGATTATCCGTAATGATTTAGTAGATTTACAATATATTGAAGATTTATTAGAAAAAGGAAAATTAGAAGGAATAATAATTTCTCCTGGACCTAAAAGTCCAAAAGATTGTGGACTTTGTAATGAAATAGTTAAACAATTTCATAAAAAGGTTGCAATATTTGGAGTGTGTTTAGGACATCAAATAATAGGTCATGTCTTTGGAGCAGAAGTAAAAAAAGGTAAAACTCCTGTTCATGGGAAAGTACATAAGATAAATACAAGTGGAAAAAATATTTTTAAAAATCTTCCTGAGGAGTTTAATGTAACAAGATATCATTCTTTAATAGTAGAAAAAGAGAATTTACTTAAAGATTTTAATATAGAAGCAGAAACTGATGATGGTGTACTTATGGCACTTTCACATAAAAAATATCCTTTATACAGTGTGCAATTTCACCCAGAGGCAGTTTTAACTGAATATGGACATGAAATGCTTAGAAATTTTTTAGATTTAGCTAAGGAATGGAGAGATAGAAATGCAAATAGAAGTTAA
- a CDS encoding V-type ATP synthase subunit C, with protein sequence MDRELFIQPSVRIRNLEKKLLTKIQLERLYEADDLQDSIKHLNETVYSEDLAKIDRAENFELALSNSLNKTYNEILSISPVKELVDVLTYRFAFHNIKVAVKEKILQENFEHIYSKVHYEDLDNLRKQFETEKGEKGTWYEDTVIQAYKTFEETKDPEKIEFFIDKRYFEKVLEISKKLELDLIEEYFRTMIDFVNIRTFIRCKRQEQDITVLKEALIQGGYIDTDDISSYFYKEIQDLVNAYKNSKIGKSLFLGLKGYNETGRLLLFEKHMENYLTNLLKEKVKRMSYGPEIIFAYVHAKEIEIKNLRIALVGRANGLSPDFIKERLRETYV encoded by the coding sequence ATGGATAGGGAATTATTTATTCAACCAAGTGTTAGAATAAGAAATCTTGAAAAAAAACTCTTAACAAAAATTCAGCTTGAAAGATTATATGAGGCAGATGATTTACAAGATTCAATAAAACACTTAAATGAAACTGTATATTCAGAAGATTTGGCAAAAATAGACAGGGCAGAAAATTTTGAACTAGCTCTTTCAAATTCTTTAAACAAGACTTACAATGAAATTTTATCTATTAGTCCAGTTAAAGAGCTTGTGGATGTTTTAACTTATAGGTTTGCCTTTCATAATATAAAGGTTGCTGTTAAAGAAAAAATTTTACAAGAAAATTTTGAGCATATCTATTCAAAAGTTCATTATGAAGATTTAGATAATCTAAGAAAACAATTTGAAACTGAAAAGGGAGAAAAAGGAACTTGGTATGAGGATACAGTTATTCAAGCATATAAGACTTTTGAAGAAACTAAAGATCCAGAAAAAATAGAATTTTTTATAGATAAAAGATATTTTGAAAAAGTCCTAGAGATTTCTAAAAAGCTTGAGCTTGATTTAATTGAAGAATATTTTAGAACTATGATAGATTTTGTAAATATAAGAACTTTTATTCGTTGTAAAAGACAGGAGCAAGATATAACAGTTTTAAAAGAAGCATTAATCCAAGGTGGATATATAGATACAGATGATATATCAAGTTATTTCTATAAGGAAATACAAGATTTAGTTAATGCTTATAAAAATTCTAAAATAGGCAAGAGTTTATTTTTAGGTTTGAAAGGTTACAATGAAACTGGAAGATTGTTATTGTTTGAAAAACATATGGAAAATTATTTAACTAATCTTTTAAAGGAAAAAGTAAAGAGAATGTCTTATGGACCAGAGATTATTTTTGCTTATGTGCATGCAAAAGAAATTGAAATTAAAAATTTAAGAATAGCCTTGGTTGGTAGAGCTAATGGTCTTTCACCAGATTTCATAAAAGAAAGGTTGCGTGAAACTTATGTATAA
- the hisR gene encoding histidine racemase, whose amino-acid sequence MEKKIQVLNFVKINPAGNITILIDNFDIYDKNIPKISEEIMKETNLYAEQVGFIKDTHLQMMGGEFCGNASRSFASLLAFRDKDFSKQKNYKITCSGESSLLDVDVREDGAKNKFLAKIKMPKFVSLEEVNIDEYKLGLVRFLGINHFIFNIKENKEANFEKIIGLVKKYLSNEDYSAFGIMFFDNANLSMKPYVYVKEVGSGVYENSCASGTTALGYYLKKYKNLDRAKITQPNGWLEYIIENDEIYIDGPVEIVAEGKTYI is encoded by the coding sequence ATGGAGAAAAAAATACAAGTTTTAAACTTTGTTAAAATTAATCCTGCTGGAAATATTACAATACTTATTGATAATTTCGATATTTATGATAAAAATATTCCAAAAATATCAGAAGAAATTATGAAAGAAACTAATCTCTATGCAGAACAAGTAGGCTTTATAAAAGATACCCATCTTCAAATGATGGGTGGTGAATTTTGTGGAAATGCAAGTAGGTCTTTTGCCAGTCTTTTAGCTTTTAGGGATAAAGATTTCTCTAAACAGAAAAACTATAAGATAACTTGTTCAGGTGAAAGTTCACTTTTAGATGTAGATGTTAGAGAAGATGGAGCTAAAAATAAGTTTTTAGCTAAAATTAAAATGCCTAAGTTTGTAAGTCTTGAAGAAGTTAATATAGATGAATATAAGTTAGGACTTGTTAGATTCTTAGGAATAAATCATTTCATTTTTAATATTAAAGAAAATAAAGAAGCTAATTTTGAAAAAATTATAGGTTTAGTTAAAAAATATCTATCTAATGAAGATTATTCAGCTTTTGGAATAATGTTTTTTGATAATGCTAATTTATCTATGAAACCTTATGTCTATGTGAAAGAGGTTGGAAGTGGAGTATATGAAAATAGTTGTGCTTCTGGAACAACAGCATTGGGATATTATTTAAAGAAATATAAAAATTTAGATAGAGCCAAAATTACTCAGCCTAATGGTTGGTTAGAATATATTATAGAGAATGATGAAATCTATATAGATGGACCTGTTGAAATAGTAGCAGAAGGGAAAACATATATATGA
- a CDS encoding V-type ATP synthase subunit D has translation MAKLKVNPTRMALSELKGRLVTAKRGHKLLKDKQDELMRQFINLIKENKKLRIEVEKELSDSFKSFLLASATMSPLFLESAISFPKAKIAVEMKLKNIMSVNVPEMKFVKEEMEGSIFPYGFVQTSAELDDTVIKLQKVLDNLLQLAEIEKSCQLMADEIEKTRRRVNALEYSTIPNLEETVKDIRMKLDENERATITRLMKVKQMLQKNA, from the coding sequence ATGGCTAAGTTAAAAGTAAATCCTACTAGAATGGCTCTTTCTGAATTAAAAGGTAGACTTGTAACAGCTAAAAGAGGACATAAACTCTTAAAAGATAAGCAAGATGAATTGATGAGACAATTTATTAATTTAATTAAAGAAAATAAAAAACTTCGTATAGAGGTTGAAAAAGAGCTTTCTGACTCTTTTAAATCCTTTCTTCTTGCCAGTGCTACAATGAGTCCTTTGTTCTTGGAAAGTGCTATATCTTTTCCCAAAGCAAAAATAGCAGTGGAAATGAAATTAAAAAATATAATGAGTGTCAATGTTCCTGAAATGAAGTTTGTTAAAGAAGAAATGGAAGGAAGTATTTTCCCTTATGGTTTTGTTCAAACCTCAGCAGAATTAGATGACACTGTTATAAAGTTACAAAAAGTCTTAGATAATCTTTTGCAACTTGCAGAAATTGAAAAATCTTGTCAACTTATGGCAGATGAAATTGAAAAGACAAGAAGAAGAGTAAATGCTCTTGAATATAGTACAATTCCTAATCTTGAAGAAACAGTAAAAGATATTAGAATGAAACTAGATGAAAATGAAAGAGCAACTATCACAAGACTTATGAAAGTTAAACAAATGTTACAAAAGAATGCTTAA
- a CDS encoding V-type ATP synthase subunit A, whose amino-acid sequence MKKGRIIKVSGPLVVAEGMEEANVYDVVEVSENKLIGEIIEMRGDKASIQVYEETTGIGPGDVVITTGSPLSIELGPGMLEQMFDGIQRPLLKIQEAVGDFLLKGVSVPALDREKKWKFTPTMQVGDEIEPGKVIGTVQETEIVLHKIMVPNGVYGKIKDIREGEFTVDRTICWVETENGVRELNMIQKWPVRKGRPYLRKLNPVKPLITGQRIIDTFFAVTKGGTAAIPGPFGSGKTVIQHQLAKWADAEVVVYVGCGERGNEMTDVLMEFPEIIDPKTGQSLMKRTVLIANTSNMPVAAREASIYTGITIAEYFRDMGYSVALMADSTSRWAEALREMSGRLEEMPGDEGYPAYLSSRIAEFYERAGLVECLGNGEEGALTVIGAVSPPGGDISEPVSQSTLRIAKVFWGLDYALSYRRHFPAINWLNSYSLYQAKMDKYKEEEIDKDFPKFRIESMALLQEEAKLQEIVRLVGRDSLSEYDQLKLEITKSLREDFLQQNAFHEVDTYCSLPKQFKMLKLILSFYAEAQRGLKEGVYLNEILALPAREKITRAKNISEKELDSFDKIEEEIKEAVSKLIAEGGTPNA is encoded by the coding sequence TTGAAAAAAGGTAGAATTATTAAGGTTTCAGGTCCCTTAGTTGTTGCTGAGGGAATGGAAGAAGCTAATGTATATGATGTTGTAGAAGTTTCAGAGAATAAGCTCATTGGTGAAATCATAGAAATGAGAGGAGATAAAGCCTCTATACAAGTATATGAAGAAACAACAGGGATAGGACCAGGAGATGTTGTTATTACAACTGGAAGTCCACTTTCCATTGAGCTTGGACCTGGCATGTTAGAACAAATGTTTGATGGTATACAAAGACCTCTTTTAAAAATTCAAGAAGCAGTTGGAGATTTCTTATTAAAAGGAGTTAGTGTACCAGCTTTGGATAGAGAAAAGAAATGGAAATTTACTCCAACTATGCAAGTTGGAGATGAAATAGAACCTGGAAAAGTTATTGGAACTGTCCAAGAAACAGAAATTGTTTTACATAAGATAATGGTTCCTAATGGCGTATATGGAAAAATAAAAGATATCAGAGAAGGGGAATTTACAGTAGACAGAACTATTTGTTGGGTAGAAACAGAAAATGGTGTTAGAGAATTAAATATGATACAAAAATGGCCTGTTAGAAAAGGTAGACCATATTTAAGAAAACTTAATCCTGTAAAACCTTTGATAACAGGACAAAGAATTATAGATACTTTCTTTGCTGTTACTAAGGGAGGAACTGCTGCAATACCTGGGCCATTTGGTTCTGGTAAAACTGTAATACAACACCAACTTGCAAAATGGGCAGATGCAGAGGTAGTTGTTTATGTTGGTTGTGGAGAACGTGGAAATGAAATGACAGATGTACTTATGGAATTCCCAGAAATTATTGACCCTAAGACAGGACAATCTTTAATGAAAAGAACTGTTCTTATAGCCAACACTTCTAATATGCCAGTTGCTGCTCGTGAAGCTTCAATTTACACAGGTATAACTATTGCGGAATATTTTAGAGATATGGGATATTCAGTTGCACTTATGGCAGATTCAACAAGCCGTTGGGCAGAAGCACTTCGTGAAATGTCAGGTCGTTTGGAAGAAATGCCAGGTGATGAAGGTTATCCAGCATATTTATCAAGTAGAATAGCAGAATTTTATGAAAGAGCAGGGCTAGTTGAATGCCTAGGTAATGGAGAAGAAGGGGCATTAACAGTAATAGGAGCAGTATCTCCACCAGGTGGAGATATTTCAGAGCCAGTTTCTCAATCAACATTGAGAATAGCAAAAGTATTCTGGGGACTTGATTATGCTTTATCATATAGAAGACATTTCCCTGCTATAAACTGGTTAAATTCTTATTCACTTTATCAAGCAAAAATGGATAAATATAAAGAAGAAGAAATTGATAAAGATTTCCCAAAATTTAGAATAGAGTCTATGGCATTATTACAAGAAGAAGCTAAATTACAGGAAATTGTAAGACTTGTTGGTAGAGATTCACTTTCTGAATATGACCAATTAAAATTGGAAATTACAAAATCTCTTCGTGAAGACTTTTTACAACAAAATGCTTTCCATGAAGTAGATACTTATTGCTCTTTGCCTAAACAATTTAAAATGTTAAAATTGATTTTATCATTCTATGCTGAGGCACAAAGAGGGTTAAAAGAAGGAGTTTATTTGAATGAAATTTTAGCTCTTCCAGCTCGTGAAAAGATAACAAGAGCAAAAAATATAAGTGAAAAAGAGCTAGATAGTTTTGATAAAATAGAAGAAGAAATAAAAGAAGCAGTATCAAAATTGATAGCAGAAGGAGGTACACCTAATGCTTAA
- a CDS encoding V-type ATP synthase subunit B — MLKEYKSVQEVVGPLMIVEGVEGIKYEELVEIQTQTGEKRRGRVLEIDGDRAMIQLFEGSAGINLKDTTVRFLGKPLELGVSEDMIGRIFDGLGNPIDNGPKIIPEKRVDINGSPINPVSRDYPSEFIQTGISTIDGLNTLVRGQKLPIFSGSGLPHNNVAAQIARQAKVLGDDAKFAVVFGAMGITFEEAQFFIDDFTKTGAIDRAVLFINLANDPAIERISTPRMALTCAEYLAFEKGMHVLVILTDLTNYAEALREVSAARKEVPGRRGYPGYLYTDLSQIYERAGKIKGKPGSITQIPILTMPEDDITHPIPDLTGYITEGQIILSRELYKSGIQPPIFVIPSLSRLKDKGIGKGKTREDHADTMNQIYAGYASGREARELAVILGDSALSEADKAFAKFAEDFDKEYVSQGYETNRSIQETLDLGWKLLREIPRTELKRIRTEYLDKYLTDKD, encoded by the coding sequence ATGCTTAAAGAATATAAGTCAGTGCAAGAAGTAGTAGGTCCTTTGATGATAGTTGAAGGGGTAGAAGGAATTAAATATGAAGAACTTGTAGAAATTCAAACTCAAACAGGAGAAAAAAGGCGTGGTCGTGTTCTTGAAATAGATGGAGATAGAGCAATGATACAACTTTTTGAAGGTTCTGCTGGTATAAATCTTAAAGATACAACAGTTAGATTTTTAGGAAAACCACTTGAATTAGGAGTTTCAGAAGATATGATAGGTCGTATTTTTGATGGATTAGGAAATCCTATTGACAATGGACCTAAAATTATTCCTGAAAAGAGAGTAGATATAAATGGTTCTCCTATTAATCCTGTTTCAAGAGATTATCCATCAGAGTTTATACAAACAGGAATTTCAACTATTGATGGGCTTAATACCTTAGTTAGAGGACAAAAATTACCAATTTTTTCAGGGTCAGGACTTCCACATAACAATGTTGCAGCACAAATAGCAAGACAAGCAAAAGTACTTGGAGATGACGCTAAATTTGCTGTTGTATTTGGAGCTATGGGAATTACTTTTGAAGAAGCACAATTCTTTATAGACGATTTTACTAAAACAGGAGCTATTGATAGGGCAGTTCTATTTATAAATCTTGCAAACGACCCTGCTATTGAAAGAATTTCAACACCAAGAATGGCTCTTACTTGTGCAGAATACCTTGCTTTTGAAAAAGGGATGCATGTTTTGGTTATTTTAACAGACCTTACTAACTATGCTGAAGCTCTTCGTGAAGTTTCAGCAGCTAGAAAGGAAGTTCCAGGAAGAAGAGGATATCCAGGATATTTGTATACTGACCTTTCTCAAATATATGAAAGAGCAGGAAAAATAAAAGGAAAGCCTGGTTCAATTACTCAAATTCCTATTTTGACTATGCCAGAAGATGACATAACTCACCCTATTCCTGACCTTACAGGATATATCACAGAAGGACAAATAATTCTTTCTAGGGAACTATATAAGAGTGGTATTCAACCTCCTATCTTTGTAATTCCATCTCTATCAAGATTGAAAGATAAAGGTATAGGTAAAGGAAAGACAAGAGAGGATCATGCTGATACAATGAACCAAATCTATGCAGGTTATGCCTCTGGAAGAGAAGCTAGAGAGCTTGCAGTAATTCTTGGAGATTCAGCATTATCAGAAGCAGACAAAGCCTTTGCTAAGTTTGCAGAAGATTTTGATAAAGAATATGTAAGTCAAGGTTATGAAACAAATAGGAGTATACAAGAAACCTTAGATTTAGGTTGGAAACTTTTAAGAGAAATTCCTCGTACAGAGTTAAAGAGAATAAGAACTGAATATTTAGATAAATATTTAACAGATAAAGACTAG
- a CDS encoding ATP-binding protein: protein MKRLAIGLSDFKELIEEDFYYFDKTSFIEEVIKDGAKVKLFARPRRFGKTLNMSMLKYFFDIENREENRKLFKDLYIENTESFKEQGQYPVIFLSLKDLKATTWKEMEKDIKSTVARLFLEYEDLYNELGEFDKPIFKKIATKDVELEDLKEALKILAKILYKKYNKKVVVLIDEYDAPLVSAYHNEYYEKAKDFFKTFYSLVMKDNSYLQMGVMSGIIRVIKAGIFSDLNNLRTYTILSDKYTDSYGLTEEEVIKSLKDYQMEYEISNVKDWYDGYRFGDSEVYNPWSILNFLDFKELRAYWVDTSGNDLINNVLKITTKNVIIALEKLFNGEGLKQNISGTSDLSKILGNDEIWELMLFSGYLTIKERIDQDNYILRLPNKEVKTLFRKTFIETYIARGGKLSFLMESLIENRIEDYEDNLQEVLLTSVSYNDTRRGNEAFYHGLIMGMGLYLEGEYITKSNIESGLGRYDFVIEPKNKSKRAYIMEFKSTDSVDKLEEVSKEALKQIEDKKYDVTLKQNGVKDITYMGIAFCGKQIKISYK, encoded by the coding sequence ATGAAAAGGTTAGCAATAGGATTAAGTGATTTTAAAGAGTTAATAGAAGAAGATTTTTATTATTTTGATAAAACAAGTTTTATAGAAGAAGTAATTAAAGATGGAGCGAAAGTAAAATTATTTGCAAGGCCAAGAAGATTTGGAAAAACATTAAATATGTCTATGTTAAAGTATTTTTTTGATATAGAAAACAGAGAAGAAAATAGAAAATTATTCAAAGACTTATATATAGAAAATACAGAATCTTTTAAAGAACAAGGACAATATCCAGTTATATTTTTATCACTAAAAGATTTGAAAGCTACAACTTGGAAAGAAATGGAAAAAGATATAAAATCAACAGTTGCAAGATTATTTTTGGAATATGAAGATTTATATAATGAATTGGGAGAGTTTGACAAACCTATATTTAAAAAAATTGCTACTAAAGATGTGGAACTAGAAGATTTAAAAGAAGCATTAAAGATTTTAGCAAAAATTTTATATAAAAAATATAATAAAAAAGTAGTAGTATTGATAGATGAATATGATGCACCATTGGTATCGGCATATCATAACGAATATTATGAAAAAGCAAAAGATTTCTTTAAAACTTTTTATAGTTTAGTGATGAAGGATAATTCATATTTACAAATGGGAGTAATGTCAGGAATAATAAGAGTAATAAAAGCAGGAATATTTTCAGATTTGAATAATTTAAGAACCTATACTATATTAAGTGATAAATATACAGATAGCTATGGATTAACAGAAGAAGAAGTAATAAAAAGTTTAAAAGACTATCAAATGGAATATGAAATATCAAATGTAAAAGATTGGTATGATGGGTATAGATTTGGAGATAGTGAAGTATACAATCCTTGGAGTATATTGAATTTTTTAGATTTTAAAGAGTTAAGAGCTTATTGGGTGGATACCTCAGGAAATGATTTAATAAATAATGTATTAAAGATAACAACCAAAAATGTAATAATAGCCTTAGAAAAATTATTTAATGGGGAAGGATTAAAGCAAAATATATCAGGTACATCAGATTTATCAAAGATATTGGGGAATGATGAAATATGGGAATTGATGTTATTTAGTGGTTACTTAACAATAAAAGAAAGAATAGACCAAGATAATTATATATTAAGATTACCAAATAAAGAAGTAAAGACACTATTTAGAAAAACCTTTATAGAAACCTATATCGCTAGGGGAGGCAAACTTTCATTTTTGATGGAATCCTTAATAGAAAACAGAATAGAAGATTATGAAGATAATTTACAAGAAGTTCTACTAACCTCAGTTAGTTATAATGATACAAGAAGGGGAAATGAAGCCTTTTATCATGGATTAATAATGGGCATGGGACTATATTTAGAAGGAGAATATATAACAAAATCAAATATAGAAAGTGGCTTAGGAAGATATGATTTTGTAATAGAACCAAAGAATAAGAGTAAAAGAGCCTATATAATGGAATTTAAATCAACAGATAGTGTAGATAAATTGGAAGAAGTATCAAAAGAAGCATTGAAACAGATAGAAGATAAAAAGTATGATGTAACATTAAAGCAAAATGGTGTAAAGGATATAACATATATGGGGATAGCATTTTGTGGAAAACAAATAAAAATTAGTTATAAATAG
- a CDS encoding V-type ATP synthase subunit E: MSNLDNLVAEILQQAQKEANRILTKTKAENLEFTEKENKKIQREVDVIEQKSKEEAISLKERILSNANLKSRDMILQAKEELVNEVLSRVLERLKKIDSDSYLNFVGNTLKSLNISKNAKVILTKEMKEVAGDEVFGYKVSDDTVESGCSIKDGNVIYNNEFSNLLEFNKEDLEREILKKIFG, encoded by the coding sequence ATGTCCAATTTAGATAATCTTGTTGCAGAAATTTTGCAACAGGCACAAAAAGAAGCAAACAGAATATTGACAAAAACAAAGGCTGAAAATCTTGAATTTACTGAAAAGGAAAATAAGAAAATTCAAAGAGAAGTTGATGTTATAGAGCAAAAATCAAAAGAGGAAGCTATATCTCTAAAAGAAAGAATATTATCTAATGCAAATTTAAAATCAAGAGATATGATACTTCAAGCAAAAGAAGAATTAGTTAATGAAGTGTTATCAAGGGTTTTAGAAAGACTTAAAAAGATTGATTCAGATAGCTATTTAAATTTTGTTGGAAATACTTTAAAAAGTTTAAATATTTCAAAAAATGCAAAAGTTATATTGACAAAAGAAATGAAAGAAGTAGCTGGAGATGAAGTATTTGGTTATAAGGTTTCTGATGACACTGTTGAGTCAGGTTGTAGTATAAAAGATGGGAATGTTATATATAATAATGAATTTTCAAATCTTTTAGAATTTAATAAGGAAGATTTAGAAAGAGAAATTTTAAAGAAGATTTTTGGATAG